A part of Podarcis muralis chromosome 13, rPodMur119.hap1.1, whole genome shotgun sequence genomic DNA contains:
- the KLHL33 gene encoding kelch-like protein 33: MSCTGSPSEGAVGQQLELRNEGHADGFFAVAQQLREQRHLVDVVVTLGLRDYDTHSAILAAVSSVFRQRLECGEHGTVELDGMTTPCGWEAILNFAYTGELEATPEKAGEILDAAEALGVPRVAEICKAVLIGIEAEDRLSPEDEKWETLRGLEELYEKGIGWDLELKAEEDIYQVHRLALACGCEFFHGMFTSGMKESRQADAPLCTRFTSTDLGLVISFVYSGTLAGGWDNLFDAAQAALQYQVSGILELCLDFFRHKLTPESSLDVLSFARAYGLHDLESAAENFVLRNFAHVTRTPKFLDLPASQLVHFLSSDALYILNELEAFQGAVRWLEADREGRMDRAEQIIRCIRFPLMSTRELKQVRAVEMMASPGRLYSLMVESLASIPPGPSKLEQLPCRVRYPEKVIAISGGDTLAKNMATRSPSRDLWFAHRFISSIGLVKQVEWRRLGELPEGARFRHAVAVKDNVMYIFGGKDYYGTRDTMCSVFKFDPLCGSWERLADMTSHRSYFQVLYQDGLFYALGGSSNDAYCLDTVECYDPQTNAWRPCEPLPAPLCGHAACILDGVIYVSGGSDGSCRCQSSLIQYRPGAAPIPLAMMREERAGHNMEAMGGHLYVAGGLRWRDGHGGYADQLACEVYSPGLDVWAALAPLPQAHVIAASAVLDGELYIMGGYSHNTYRDTHLIHCYNPTHDRWVSVGTLPQAYADLRACILEVPPSLRSKQPSPLDTASVEIPADSSTELPYQYS, from the exons ATGTCATGCACCGGCAGCCCCTCAGAGGGCGCTGTGGGGCAGCAGCTGGAGCTGCGGAATGAGGGCCACGCCGATGGGTTCTTTGCTGTGGCTCAGCAGCTGAGAGAACAGCGCCATCTCGTGGACGTGGTTGTCACCCTGGGCCTAAGGGACTACGACACCCACAGTGCTATCCTTGCTGCAGTGAGCTCGGTCTTCCGGCAACGCTTGGAATGTGGGGAGCACGGCACGGTGGAGCTGGATGGCATGACCACACCATGCGGCTGGGAGGCCATCTTGAATTTTGCCTACACTGGGGAGCTGGAGGCCACACCGGAGAAGGCTGGGGAGATCTTGGATGCCGCAGAGGCCCTGGGCGTCCCTCGCGTGGCCGAGATTTGCAAGGCAGTGTTGATTGGGATAGAGGCAGAGGACAGGCTGAGTCCAGAGGATGAGAAATGGGAGACACTGCGGGGCCTGGAAGAGCTTTATGAGAAAGGCATCGGCTGGGACCTGGAGCTTAAAGCTGAGGAAGATATCTATCAAG TTCACCGACTAGCCTTGGCCTGCGGCTGCGAGTTCTTCCACGGCATGTTCACCAGCGGCATGAAGGAATCCCGCCAGGCGGACGCCCCTCTCTGCACACGCTTCACCTCAACTGATCTGGGCCTGGTCATCTCCTTCGTCTACTCGGGAACGCTGGCAGGCGGATGGGACAACCTCTTTGATGCTGCCCAGGCTGCCCTCCAGTATCAGGTCTCCGGCATCTTGGAACTCTGCCTGGATTTTTTCCGCCACAAGCTGACTCCCGAATCCAGCTTGGATGTCCTCTCTTTCGCACGTGCCTACGGCCTTCATGATCTAGAAAGCGCCGCCGAGAACTTTGTGCTGAGGAACTTTGCTCACGTCACGAGGACGCCCAAGTTCCTGGACCTTCCGGCCAGCCAGCTTGTGCACTTCCTCAGCTCTGATGCCCTCTATATCCTCAATGAATTGGAGGCCTTCCAAGGAGCCGTCCGATGGCTGGAAGCTGACCGGGAAGGACGGATGGACCGTGCAGAGCAAATCATACGTTGCATCAGGTTCCCTCTGATGTCCACCCGGGAGCTCAAACAGGTTCGCGCGGTAGAAATGATGGCTTCCCCAGGCCGGCTCTATAGCCTCATGGTCGAGTCCTTAGCTAGCATCCCGCCAGGCCCTTCCAAGCTGGAGCAACTCCCTTGCCGGGTGAGGTACCCAGAGAAGGTGATCGCCATCAGCGGAGGAGATACTCTGGCAAAGAATATGGCCACTCGCAGCCCTAGCCGGGACTTATGGTTCGCCCACCGGTTCATTAGCAGCATCGGATTGGTCAAGCAGGTTGAGTGGCGTCGTCTTGGGGAGCTCCCAGAGGGGGCACGCTTCCGGCATGCTGTGGCAGTCAAGGACAACGTGATGTACATCTTTGGGGGAAAGGACTACTATGGAACCAGGGACACCATGTGCTCAGTGTTCAA GTTCGACCCTCTCTGTGGGAGTTGGGAGCGGTTGGCCGACATGACAAGTCACCGGAGCTATTTCCAGGTGCTCTACCAGGATGGCCTTTTCTATGCCCTGGGAGGCAGCTCCAACGACGCCTACTGCCTGGATACAGTGGAGTGCTATGACCCCCAGACCAATGCCTGGAG GCCGTGTGAACCTCTGCCCGCTCCGCTCTGTGGCCATGCAGCCTGCATCCTGGACGGAGTCATCTACGTCTCTGGGGGCAGTGATGGCTCGTGCCGCTGCCAGTCCTCCCTGATCCAGTACCGTCCGGGCGCAGCGCCCATCCCGCTGGCCATGATGCGAGAGGAGCGCGCAGGCCACAACATGGAAGCTATGGGTGGGCACCTCTACGTGGCGGGAGGCCTGCGATGGCGGGATGGACACGGGGGCTACGCCGACCAGCTGGCCTGCGAAGTGTACAGCCCGGGCCTGGACGTGTGGGCCGCTCTTGCCCCTCTGCCACAGGCCCACGTCATCGCCGCCTCCGCCGTCTTGGACGGAGAGCTCTACATCATGGGAGGCTACAGCCACAACACCTATCGCGACACCCACCTGATCCACTGCTACAACCCGACCCATGACCGCTGGGTCAGCGTCGGGACGCTGCCTCAGGCTTACGCAGACCTCAGGGCCTGCATCTTAGAAGTTCCTCCTTCTCTGAGGAGCAAACAGCCTTCGCCCTTAGATACGGCTAGTGTAGAGATCCCTGCTGATTCTTCGACAGAGTTGCCGTATCAGTACTCCTGA